In Deinococcus psychrotolerans, the genomic window AACTGATTTACGCCAAGCAGACCAAACTGGATTTCGGCGCAGTCAAAAACCGGGCCGGCAAAATGATCGTGGCCGACAACGGCCCAGCCGCGCTGGCCGCTGAAGGCGTGGTCATTCCAGCCGATACCCGCGTCAGCATCACCAACAGCGCCAACCCCAACGCCTACCCGATTGCCAGCTTTACTTACATCATCTTTTATCAAGACCAGAAATACGGCAGCCGCACCGAGGCGCAGGCCAAAGACCTCAAGAACCTCCTGAGCTGGATGGTCAGCACCGGCCAGCAGTACAACGAGCCGCTGGACTATGCCAAGCTGCCCGCCAACGCGGTCAACAAAGCCAAGACCATCATCGCCAGCATGACTTACGGCGGCGCAAAGTTCTAAACGACGCCACTTAAACCTGACCTTCTGCGAGGAGCACTCCATTGTGGGCGCTCCGATTTTTGCTGGCTTGTCAACTTTTTCGCAGCCTGACTTCAAGCTGACACTTGAACAGTGAACTATCTTAACGCGCACTTATTCGGCGCTTAGAGGCCACAGATGAATGAACCCTTTCCCCGAAAAGTGACGCTCCCCAAACTCAGTTCTAAAGGCGACGGGATATTCCGCACCGTCATCGTTGGCTTGTCGCTGGTGATTGCCCTGACCTTTATGCTGAGCATCGCGCTGCTGGGACAGCAGTCATGGCCGGCCATTCAGAAATTCGGCCTGAGTTTTTTGACCACCAATGTCTGGAACCCGGTCACCAGCGAGTACGGCGCACTGAGCTTGGTGATGGGCACGCTGCTGACCAGCTTTCTGGCGCTGCTGATCAGCGTGCCGCTGGCGATTGCCTCGGCGCTGTTTGTGGCCGAGTACGCGCCCAAGTGGCTGGCCAACCCGGTGGGCTACCTCGTTGAGCTGCTGGCCGCCGTGCCGAGCGTGGTATACGGGCTGTGGGCGCTCTTCGCGCTCAAGCCGCTGTTTCAGCAGGTGCAGCTGTGGCTCTACACCAGCAACCCCGATTTGACCGCCCGCTGCGCCGAGCTGTTTAACAGCAACAAAACCTCGCTGCAATGCTTTTTTATGCCGCAGGTACCCACCGGCCTGGGCTTTTT contains:
- the pstC gene encoding phosphate ABC transporter permease subunit PstC, producing the protein MNEPFPRKVTLPKLSSKGDGIFRTVIVGLSLVIALTFMLSIALLGQQSWPAIQKFGLSFLTTNVWNPVTSEYGALSLVMGTLLTSFLALLISVPLAIASALFVAEYAPKWLANPVGYLVELLAAVPSVVYGLWALFALKPLFQQVQLWLYTSNPDLTARCAELFNSNKTSLQCFFMPQVPTGLGFLLAVTILAIMILPFTASVARDVIRLVPADQREAMYALGATKWEVISLAILPYARAGIMGGIILALGRALGETLAVAMVIGNTPEIIKSIWSPTATMASMIANQFGDAREGLQRSSVVGLGLTLFFVSVFVNLIARTIILRLTPKGL